From Nicotiana tabacum cultivar K326 chromosome 15, ASM71507v2, whole genome shotgun sequence, the proteins below share one genomic window:
- the LOC107774718 gene encoding glycolate oxidase 1-like encodes MENITNVMEYEIIAKEKLPKMIYDYYASGAEDQWTLQENRNAFSRILFRPCILVDVSNIDTTTSVLGFKVSMPIMVAPTAMQKMAHPEGEYATARATSAAGTIMTLSSWATSSVEEVASTGPGIRFFQLYVYKDRNVVRQLVKRAERAGFKAIALTVDTPRLGRREADIKNRFVLPSHLTLKNFEGLDLGKMDKTDDSGLASYVAGQVDRSLSWKDVKWLQTITHLPILLKGVLTAEDARLAVESGAAGIIVSNHGARQLDYAPATVMALEEVVKAVQGRIPVFLDGGIRRGTDVFKALALGASGVFIGRPVVFSLAVDGEAGVRKVLQMLHDEFELTMALSGCRSIKEITRSHITTPWDPPRITPRL; translated from the exons ATGGAGAATATTACCAATGTCATGGAATATGAAATCATTGCAAAGGAGAAATTGCCAAAAATGATTTACGATTACTATGCCTCTGGTGCAGAGGACCAATGGACGCTCCAAGAGAATCGAAATGCTTTCTCTAGGATTTT GTTTAGGCCCTGCATTCTTGTAGATGTAAGCAACATTGATACAACGACAAGTGTCTTGGGATTTAAGGTTTCAATGCCGATCATGGTTGCACCAACTGCAATGCAGAAAATGGCTCATCCTGAAG GAGAATACGCAACAGCACGAGCAACATCAGCTGCTGGCACCATCATG ACATTATCTTCATGGGCAACTTCCAGTGTAGAAGAGGTTGCTTCAACGGGACCAGGCATTCGCTTTTTCCAGCTCTAT GTGTATAAAGACAGGAATGTTGTTCGGCAACTTGTGAAAAGAGCGGAAAGGGCTGGTTTTAAGGCAATTGCCCTTACAGTGGATACCCCAAGGCTTGGTCGAAGGGAAGCTGATATCAAGAATAG GTTTGTTTTGCCATCTCACCTGACATTGAAGAATTTTGAAGGACTGGATCTTGGAAAGATGGATAAG ACGGATGACTCGGGACTGGCTTCTTATGTTGCCGGCCAAGTTGATCGGTCTCTTAGCTGGAAG GATGTGAAGTGGCTTCAGACAATAACACACTTGCCAATCCTACTGAAGGGTGTATTAACTGCAGAAGATG CAAGGCTAGCTGTAGAATCCGGAGCAGCTGGAATTATTGTGTCTAATCATGGGGCTCGACAACTTGATTATGCTCCCGCAACAGTTATGGCCTTGGAAGAG GTTgtcaaagcagtgcaaggaagaATTCCTGTTTTCCTTGATGGTGGAATTCGCCGAGGGACAGATGTCTTTAAAGCACTGGCTCTTGGAGCATCTGGTGTATTT ATTGGAAGACCAGTTGTGTTTTCATTGGCTGTTGACGGAGAGGCTGGCGTTAGAAAAGTACTTCAGATGCTTCACGATGAGTTTGAACTGACAATGGCGTTAAGTGGTTGTCGCTCAATCAAGGAAATCACTCGTAGTCATATCACGACTCCTTGGGATCCCCCTCGTATCACACCCCGGTTATAA